A stretch of Henckelia pumila isolate YLH828 chromosome 4, ASM3356847v2, whole genome shotgun sequence DNA encodes these proteins:
- the LOC140860434 gene encoding transcription factor MUTE, with product MAHIAVERNRRRQMNEHLKVLRSLTPCFYIKRGDQASIIGGVIEFIKELHQVVQSLEAKKKRKSMSPSPGPSPKPFQLSPREPDGDTNSFKELGASCNSPIVDVEAKISGSNVLLRTISKRIPGQVVRIIHVLENLSFEILHLNISSMEDTVLYSFVIKIGLECQVSVEELALEVQKSFCPEATANCIKESTHI from the exons ATGGCTCACATTGCTGTAGAGAGAAATAGAAGGAGACAAATGAATGAACATCTCAAGGTTTTACGTTCCCTCACTCCATGTTTCTACATCAAAAGG GGAGATCAAGCATCCATTATAGGTGGAGTGATTGAATTTATCAAAGAATTGCACCAAGTGGTGCAATCCTTGGAAgctaaaaagaaaagaaaaagcaTGAGCCCTAGTCCGGGACCGAGTCCGAAACCGTTCCAGTTGAGTCCTCGTGAACCAGATGGTGACACTAATAGTTTCAAAGAACTCGGGGCTTCCTGCAACTCACCCATCGTAGATGTGGAGGCCAAGATTTCGGGGTCCAACGTTCTCCTTCGAACCATCTCCAAGCGGATCCCCGGTCAAGTTGTGAGGATCATCCATGTCCTAGAGAATCTCTCTTTCGAGATCCTTCACTTGAACATCAGTAGCATGGAAGATACTGTCCTATACTCATTTGTCATCAAG ATTGGATTGGAATGCCAAGTGAGTGTGGAGGAACTAGCCTTGGAAGTTCAGAAAAGTTTTTGCCCAGAGGCTACGGCTAATTGTATCAAGGAATCTACACACATTTAa
- the LOC140865854 gene encoding probable aspartic proteinase GIP2 — translation MAGFLQFLLLFPLILLQGAIAKKYPTLPKAAVLPLTKDLSILQYVTELVIGENLAPVKLVVDLGGKFLWVDSEFTSQFSSPGSVKSCSLQCSMVEVRGCSRSGGVGYDASKTCTLQVENSVSSVSTSGEMKEDRVGVRFLDAMNPGSYAYIQRFLFSSAPNLLLQGLARGAKGMLGLGNSRISFPSQFSTTFGFFHRKFSMCLSPSKGAIFLGGSPPEIENDPPISMMYTPLISKNSNIQDGYYINVNSIKISGEKLSLNPKGFVGRTKISTTIPYTTMESKIYSTFVAAYIKAATSMNMSLVAPVAPFEVCFSPNELGSKSILPNFPTVDLVLQSELVKWRILGRNSMVRVGDEVMCLGFLNGGLNPMDPIVIGGHQLEDYMLEFNLGNSMLGFSSPLGMGKKKCSDFDAFFVYPMVS, via the coding sequence ATGGCTGGTTTTCTTCAATTTCTACTACTTTTTCCATTGATTTTATTACAAGGCGCAATTGCTAAAAAATATCCCACGTTGCCGAAAGCTGCGGTTCTTCCACTTACCAAAGATCTCTCTATTCTTCAATACGTTACAGAACTCGTGATAGGTGAAAATCTAGCCCCTGTCAAGCTTGTGGTGGATCTTGGAGGCAAATTTCTGTGGGTTGATTCTGAGTTTACCTCCCAATTTTCATCTCCCGGGTCTGTTAAAAGTTGTTCTCTGCAGTGTTCGATGGTTGAAGTTAGGGGTTGTTCTAGGAGTGGTGGGGTGGGGTACGATGCCTCCAAGACTTGTACTTTACAGGTAGAAAACTCTGTTTCAAGTGTTTCGACATCTGGGGAGATGAAAGAGGATAGAGTTGGTGTGAGATTCCTGGATGCGATGAATCCAGGTTCATATGCGTATATTCAACGCTTCTTGTTTTCATCTGCACCAAACTTGTTGCTTCAAGGCTTAGCTAGAGGTGCCAAAGGTATGCTGGGGCTCGGAAATTCAAGAATTTCTTTCCCATCTCAGTTTTCTACTACTTTTGGCTTCTTCCACAGGAAATTTTCCATGTGTTTGTCCCCATCAAAGGGtgcaattttcttgggtgggagTCCTCCTGAAATTGAAAACGATCCCCCGATTTCAATGATGTACACCCCTCTAATTTCCAAGAACAGCAACATACAAGATGGGTACTACATAAATGTGAACTCGATCAAGATTTCTGGCGAGAAATTGTCTCTAAATCCTAAAGGGTTTGTTGGAAGGACGAAAATAAGCACAACCATCCCTTACACCACAATGGAGAGCAAGATCTACAGCACATTCGTTGCTGCTTACATCAAGGCTGCTACTTCAATGAACATGAGTTTGGTTGCACCTGTGGCACCGTTTGAAGTTTGCTTTAGTCCAAATGAATTGGGAAGCAAAAGTATTTTGCCAAATTTTCCGACAGTTGATCTTGTTTTGCAGAGTGAGTTGGTGAAGTGGAGGATTCTTGGGAGGAATTCAATGGTGAGAGTTGGTGATGAGGTCATGTGCTTGGGATTCTTGAATGGAGGATTGAATCCGATGGATCCAATTGTTATCGGGGGTCATCAATTGGAAGATTACATGTTGGAGTTTAATTTGGGGAATTCTATGCTTGGATTTTCTTCACCATTGGGGATGGGGAAGAAGAAGTGCTCCGATTTTGATGCATTTTTTGTGTATCCAATGGTTTCTTGA
- the LOC140866387 gene encoding probable aspartic proteinase GIP2 yields the protein MSPSISFLLLFLGLFLSFSPATARNIGKASPVRAILLPVTKDPSTGQYFTAIGQRTPLKPVKLTLDIGGKSLWVACDRAVYISSSYSPAHCLSPQCSLAASKTCDNCWDGPRPGCNNNTCSNVVYNTVERSAQLGELATDVIALESTDGSNPGRIIRVPNFLFSCGSLFLGEKLAEGAQGMVGLGRTNTSLPSLLSNALGISKKFAICLSSSKGVAFLGNGPYSLLPPPGMVISERLSYTPLVVNPVSTVYPVLDNFPDKSWPSMEYFIGVEHVKINNQIVELSQKLLSFDAKGNGGTKISSVVPYTVLHTSIYNSITKAFVKSISKVPRVKPVAPFGTCYNSSSLGSTRVGPGVPQIEFGLRNNVTWTMFGANSMVYINEVSCLAFVDGGKNPRTAIVIGGHQLEDNFFEFDVERSRLGFTSTLLGRQTTCANFNFTSTA from the coding sequence ATGTCTCCTTCAATCTCATTCTTGCTGCTGTTTCTGGGCTTATTCCTTTCATTCAGCCCTGCCACGGCCCGGAACATCGGAAAAGCTTCCCCTGTCCGGGCCATTCTCCTTCCGGTCACCAAAGATCCATCTACGGGCCAATACTTTACCGCCATCGGGCAAAGAACTCCTCTGAAGCCCGTCAAATTAACTCTAGACATTGGCGGAAAGAGCTTATGGGTTGCCTGCGATCGGGCCGTGTACATCAGCTCCTCGTATTCGCCCGCTCACTGTCTTTCCCCACAATGTTCACTCGCCGCGTCCAAGACCTGCGACAACTGCTGGGACGGCCCGAGACCTGGCTGCAACAACAACACTTGTTCCAATGTGGTTTACAACACCGTAGAACGTTCGGCCCAGTTAGGAGAGCTGGCTACTGACGTGATCGCCCTCGAATCCACCGACGGGTCGAATCCGGGCCGAATCATTCGGGTTCCCAACTTCTTGTTCTCCTGCGGTTCCCTCTTTCTTGGAGAGAAACTCGCTGAAGGAGCTCAAGGGATGGTTGGATTGGGTAGGACCAACACTTCGCTACCTTCATTACTGTCGAATGCATTAGGAATCAGCAAAAAGTTCGCAATTTGTTTGAGTTCTTCCAAAGGGGTTGCTTTTCTTGGAAACGGGCCGTATAGTTTGCTTCCACCCCCTGGAATGGTAATTTCAGAGCGACTTTCATACACCCCACTTGTAGTAAATCCTGTCAGCACTGTGTACCCTGTTCTTGATAACTTCCCCGACAAATCTTGGCCGTCGATGGAGTACTTCATAGGTGTCGAACACGTGAAAATAAACAATCAAATCGTGGAATTGAGCCAGAAATTGCTGAGCTTCGATGCCAAAGGCAACGGGGGAACTAAGATCAGCAGCGTGGTGCCTTATACCGTTCTGCACACGTCGATTTACAACTCGATTACAAAGGCATTCGTTAAGTCGATCTCCAAAGTCCCTAGAGTAAAACCTGTGGCGCCTTTCGGGACTTGCTACAACTCGTCCAGCCTCGGGAGCACCAGGGTCGGCCCGGGGGTGCCTCAGATTGAGTTTGGACTGCGGAACAATGTTACATGGACTATGTTTGGTGCCAATTCGATGGTGTACATTAATGAAGTTTCGTGCTTGGCTTTCGTCGATGGAGGCAAGAATCCTAGGACCGCGATAGTGATCGGAGGGCATCAACTTGAGGACAACTTTTTTGAGTTCGATGTTGAGAGATCGAGACTCGGGTTCACTTCCACGTTGCTGGGGCGTCAAACTACTTGTGCCAACTTCAATTTTACATCAACGGCTTGA
- the LOC140867296 gene encoding probable aquaporin NIP7-1, which translates to MKATPFQDSFSPHASPSTSTRFDQPSNDQEFGCITPPSIVNIPRNRPLFESPCEINPTFIRKVMAEALGTFLLMFCIGGIIGNMAFMGIKAGLMEYAVTAALTVVVLVFSIGSISGAHLNPAVTIAFAAVGPFPWPEVPLYVLAQVGGSVSAAYIVPLVYGIEAEIMMTMPLHGCTAAFWVEFLATFIVLFLTTSLFNDPKPMGQMSGFVAGVTIGLGVLITGPVSGGSMNPARSLGPALISWRFDHLWVYLLAPTLGAIVGVSVYRILRLQGWSCQSEMCTTPLQASRGSLH; encoded by the exons ATGAAAGCCACTCCATTTCAAGATTCGTTTTCTCCTCATGCTTCGCCGAGTACCTCCACAAGATTTGATCAGCCTTCGAATGATCAAGAGTTCGGATGCATCACACCTCCTAGCATTGTAAACATTCCAAGGAACAGACCTTTGTTTGAGTCCCCTTGTGAAATCAACCCAACGTTTATCCGAAAG GTCATGGCAGAGGCCTTGGGAACATTTCTTCTAATGTTTTGCATTGGTGGGATAATAGGAAACATGGCCTTCATGGGAATTAAAGCAGGGCTAATGGAATATGCAGTAACAGCAGCTCTAACAGTAGTAGTTTTAGTTTTCTCTATAGGTTCCATTTCTGGTGCTCATTTAAACCCTGCTGTAACTATCGCTTTCGCAGCCGTTGGTCCATTTCCATGGCCAGAG GTTCCACTGTATGTTCTTGCACAAGTGGGAGGCTCGGTTTCGGCAGCTTATATAGTACCGTTGGTGTATGGCATTGAAGCTGAGATTATGATGACAATGCCACTACACGGATGCACAGCAGCATTTTGGGTCGAATTTTTAGCCACGTTCATTGTCCTGTTCTTGACTACATCCTTGTTTAATGACCCGAAACCG ATGGGCCAGATGTCTGGGTTTGTTGCTGGAGTAACCATTGGCCTTGGAGTGCTGATTACAGG GCCTGTTTCAGGAGGCTCAATGAATCCAGCAAGATCATTAGGACCCGCACTTATTTCGTGGAGATTTGATCACCTGTGGGTGTATCTTTTAGCCCCAACTTTAGGGGCCATTGTAGGCGTTTCCGTTTACCGGATTTTACGGCTTCAAGGCTGGTCTTGCCAATCTGAAATGTGTACAACCCCACTTCAAGCTAGTAGAGGATCCTTGCATTAG